Proteins from a single region of Hordeum vulgare subsp. vulgare chromosome 6H, MorexV3_pseudomolecules_assembly, whole genome shotgun sequence:
- the LOC123403938 gene encoding homoserine kinase-like, with protein MPAAAASSPATAPSSFPSARVHKPTLLSFRVSSKLRPSAAAASSDPAPAFRSVTAFAPATVANLGPGFDFLGCAVADASLSLGDTVTATLDPSLPAGTVAISAITSPSRPRLADRLSRDPLRNCAGIAAVAALRALGVRSHGVSLSLAKGLPLGSGLGSSAASAAAAAKAVDALFGSLLPRDGLVLAGLESEKAVSGFHADNIAPAILGGFVMVRSYDPFCLVSLPCPPALRLCFVLVTPDFEAPTSKMRAALPKNVAMGHHVRNSSQAAALVAGVLQGDAALIGSAMSSDFIVEPTRAPLIPGMAAVKAAALEAGALGCTISGAGPTAVAVIEGEEKGEEIARRMIDAFLSVGKLKATATVAQLDRDGARVISMNGLE; from the coding sequence atgccggcggcggcggcgtcgtctCCGGCCACCGCGCCCTCCTCGTTCCCCTCCGCCCGCGTCCACAAGCCGACGCTCCTCTCCTTCCGCGTCTCGAGCAAGCTCAGACCCTCCGCGGCCGCGGCGTCATCCGACCCGGCCCCGGCCTTCAGGTCCGTCACGGCGTTCGCGCCGGCCACGGTGGCCAACCTCGGCCCGGGCTTCGACTTCCTGGGCTGCGCGGTCGCCGACGCCTCGCTCTCCCTCGGCGACACCGTCACCGCCACGCTCGACCCCTCGCTGCCCGCCGGCACGGTCGCCATCTCCGCCATCACCTCCCCGTCCCGCCCGCGCCTCGCCGACCGCCTCTCCCGCGACCCGCTCCGCAACTGCGCGGgcatcgccgccgtcgccgcgctGCGGGCCCTCGGCGTCCGCTCGCATGGCGTCTCCCTCAGCCTCGCCAAGGGCCTGCCGCTCGGCTCCGGGCTCGGCTCCTCGGCCGCGTCCGCCGCCGCAGCCGCAAAGGCCGTCGACGCGCTCTTCGGCTCCCTGCTCCCCCGCGACGGCCTCGTGCTCGCCGGCCTCGAGTCCGAGAAGGCCGTCAGCGGCTTCCACGCCGACAACATCGCGCCGGCCATCCTCGGCGGGTTCGTAATGGTGCGCAGCTACGACCCCTTCTGCCTCGTGTCGCTCCCCTGCCCGCCGGCGCTCCGCCTCTGCTTCGTGCTCGTCACCCCTGACTTCGAGGCGCCCACCAGCAAGATGCGCGCCGCCCTGCCCAAGAACGTCGCCATGGGCCACCACGTGCGCAACTCCAGCCAGGCTGCCGCCCTCGTCGCCGGCGTGCTGCAGGGCGACGCGGCACTCATCGGCTCCGCGATGTCCTCCGACTTCATCGTCGAGCCCACCAGGGCGCCCCTGATACCTGGAATGGCCGCGGTGAAGGCCGCCGCTCTGGAGGCCGGTGCGCTGGGATGCACCATCAGCGGAGCTGGCCCCACCGCGGTGGCTGTCATTGAGggagaggagaagggggaggagatcgCCCG